The genomic interval TCCCGCCAAGGGAACGGCTCGCGAAACGCCGCGGAGCCGGATGGACGCGCAGCGAGCGAAGGAGCCGCACATGTCAGACCACATCGTCATCGGAGTGAGCGGACGCGAATCCGAGCGAGCAGCGATCGACTGGGGCGTCGCCTACGCGAAGGAGCGCAACCTCCGCGTCGAACTGCTGCATGTCGTCGACACGACCTGGGCCTATGACGCTCCCGGACTGGTCACCTCCGCGTTGGCGGCAGCCGAGATCAGCCTCGACAGCGAGACCTCGCGGGTCGCCGACGAGCACCCCGGAATGAACGTGCGCGGCGACGTGCTGCTCGGCTCCCCCACGCAGATGCTCGTCGCCCGGGCTGCCGATGCGCGTGTGCTCGTGGTGGGAACCCGGGTCTCCGGAGGCCCAGAAGGACTGCGCGTCTACAGCCGCCACTCCGCGCGCATCGCCGAACGCGCGGAGTGCACCGTCGTGGTCGTGCCTCCCGACACCGATCCGTTCGGCGGTTCCGGCGTCGTCGTCGGAGTCGACGGGTCCGAGCTGTCGCTCTCCGCGCTGCGCTTCGGTGCGGACGTCGCCGACCGAGTGCACGAAACGCTCACCGCCGTGCACGCCTGGCTCAAGCCCTGGCCGTGGGGCGTCACCGAGTCCACCCCCGCCGCCATGCCCCCCGAGTCCGAGGTGCTGCTCGCCGAGTCGATCGCGGGTCTCGCGGAGGACTTCCCCGACCTGTCGATCACCCGGAGCCTCCCGGAGGGGCCAGCCCACGAGACGCTGATCGCGGCTGCCGGCGGCGCACGGCTGCTCGCTGTCGGCAGCCACGGGCGCGGTGCTCTCGGCCGGATGTGGTTCGGCTCGGTGAGCATGGAGCTGCTGCTCCGGATGCCCTGCCCGGTCGCGATCGTGCGGTGACTCAGCCCGTGAGCTCGACGGAGGTGCGCATCCGCAGCTCGCGACCGCCTGGCACATCGACCGCCTCGAGCGAGACGGTGATCTGCTCGACGCCGCCGAGGTTCGACAGGTGCGTGCCGCCGCAGGGGATGCGCGCGGCGTGCTCCGGCAGATCGCACACCCAGGCGCGTCGTGCTGAGAGAGCATCATCATCGCGTTCGACGCGTACGGGTGCGGCTGTCGCGACCCATGACGCGAGCGCCGCGTTCGCGCGGGCGGAGACGGCATCCAGCTCGTCCAGCGAGGCCGGATCGAAACCCTTCTTCCGCAGGGACTTGCCGATGCGGTAGATGTCGAGCGAGCCGAACGGCACGATGCGGGAGCTCTGGATGGCGGCCGCATCGAAGCCGGGTGCGCCGAGTGCATCAGGCGCGACGGGCTTGCTCCACGCTTCAGCGAGCGCGGCGTCGAGCGCCAGAGAGGCCAGATGGCATGCGGTGTGCCCGGCCGAGAGTGCGGCTCGGTGCGCGGCATCGACCTCGACGTCGACCTCATCCCCTTCAGCCGGGGCCTGCCCCTCGAGGATGTGCGCGACGACGAACACCCAGTCCGCCGTTCCCAGGCGCACGGGAAGATCCTCACCCAGCAGCAGCTCGCCGTCGCGGATGCCGCCCGTCACGCCCTCGACGATCGGCGCCTCGCCCCCCGCCCAGCGCATCCGTCCCTGATCCGCCGGCTGGTCGGGCCACGCGGTGTCGACAGGATGGAACGCCGTGCGGTCCAGCAGCACGGCCGAGCGGCCGCCGCCCAGAGGCTCCACATGCAGCACGACGCCGGACGAGGTGACGTCGCCATCCGGGTAGCTCACGCGGGTATCGGTGCCGGGGAGCGTCATGCCCTCACCGTAGTCGGCGCACTCCCGGGAGCCGTGGCCGGCCCGCGCATCCACGCCGCTCGGAGGCGGGTGGATTACCGTGGACTCGTGACCGTGTTCCCTCCCGAGGTCGTCGCCGGTGTTCTGCACCACATGAACGACGACCACACCGCAGACAACATCCTCTTCGTGCGCGCCTTCGCGGGCGTCGACCCTGAGACCGCCACGATGACCGGCTTCGACGGCCTCGGCGGCGACTGGGTCTACACCGTCGACGGCGTCGAGCACGAGCTGCGGATCCCGTGGTCCACCGAGATCAGCGAACGCCCCGAGGTGCGCCGCGAGGTCGTCGTGCTCTACGACAAGGCCTGCGCGAAGCTGGGGATCGAACCGCGCCCGCACGGATGATCCGATGACCTCCAACCGAGTCGTCGCCCTCGGCGCGGCCGTCGTGCTCGGCGTGGTCGGTGTGTGGGGTCTGATCGTGAGCATCGTGACGGCGGATGCTCCCGACGTCGCCGCGCGTCTTCCGTGGGAGTTCGGCACGAGCTTCCCGCTGGCCGCTCTGCATCTCGTGCTCGCGGCGGCGCTCGTCTTCGGGTTCATCCGCGGCGACGCTCGCGCGCGGATCATGAACACGACATCCGGATGCGTCCTCTTCGCTCTCGGCATGTTCGGGCTGTTCGCCGTCGGCTCGCCCTTCAACGTGTTCGGGCTCACCGGCGCCAGCAACCTTCTGCACTTCGCCGCCTCCGCCACGCTGCTCGCGGCGGGCATCGGCGCCGCCCCCGTAGCTGTTTCGGAGGATCGTCACTCAGAGTCCCGCGCGTGAGGGTAAACTAAGGTCACCCTAACCTCACGCAAGGAGTTCCCGTGTCTGTGCTGTCCTTCTCCCAGGCTCTGCGCGAGCGCACCTGGGCCAGCCACTCGGAGAGCGAAGGCGCTGGTTTCATGAGCGATCTCATGAAGGGCGCCGGTACCCGCGAGGACTACATCGCCCTCGTCGTGCAGCACTACTACATCTACGAGGCCCTCGAAGGGGCCGAGAAGTCGTTCGCCGACGACCCGATCGTGCAGCGCTTCGCGACCCCGCGCCTCACGCGCCTTCCCGCGCTCGAAGCCGACCTCGAATTCCTCCTCGGCGCCGACTGGCGCGAGCAGATCAGCCCTGTGCCGACGACCGTCGCGTACGTGAACCGCATCCGCGAGATCGAGGCCGAGGGCTGGGGCGGCGGCTTCATCGCCCACCACTACACCCGCTACCTCGGCGACCTCTCCGGCGGCCAGTTCATCGCGAAGGTGATGGCCC from Salinibacterium sp. ZJ70 carries:
- a CDS encoding universal stress protein, whose protein sequence is MSDHIVIGVSGRESERAAIDWGVAYAKERNLRVELLHVVDTTWAYDAPGLVTSALAAAEISLDSETSRVADEHPGMNVRGDVLLGSPTQMLVARAADARVLVVGTRVSGGPEGLRVYSRHSARIAERAECTVVVVPPDTDPFGGSGVVVGVDGSELSLSALRFGADVADRVHETLTAVHAWLKPWPWGVTESTPAAMPPESEVLLAESIAGLAEDFPDLSITRSLPEGPAHETLIAAAGGARLLAVGSHGRGALGRMWFGSVSMELLLRMPCPVAIVR
- a CDS encoding metal-dependent hydrolase; protein product: MTLPGTDTRVSYPDGDVTSSGVVLHVEPLGGGRSAVLLDRTAFHPVDTAWPDQPADQGRMRWAGGEAPIVEGVTGGIRDGELLLGEDLPVRLGTADWVFVVAHILEGQAPAEGDEVDVEVDAAHRAALSAGHTACHLASLALDAALAEAWSKPVAPDALGAPGFDAAAIQSSRIVPFGSLDIYRIGKSLRKKGFDPASLDELDAVSARANAALASWVATAAPVRVERDDDALSARRAWVCDLPEHAARIPCGGTHLSNLGGVEQITVSLEAVDVPGGRELRMRTSVELTG
- a CDS encoding DUF2470 domain-containing protein, with translation MTVFPPEVVAGVLHHMNDDHTADNILFVRAFAGVDPETATMTGFDGLGGDWVYTVDGVEHELRIPWSTEISERPEVRREVVVLYDKACAKLGIEPRPHG
- a CDS encoding DUF4383 domain-containing protein, with product MTSNRVVALGAAVVLGVVGVWGLIVSIVTADAPDVAARLPWEFGTSFPLAALHLVLAAALVFGFIRGDARARIMNTTSGCVLFALGMFGLFAVGSPFNVFGLTGASNLLHFAASATLLAAGIGAAPVAVSEDRHSESRA
- a CDS encoding heme oxygenase (biliverdin-producing) — protein: MSVLSFSQALRERTWASHSESEGAGFMSDLMKGAGTREDYIALVVQHYYIYEALEGAEKSFADDPIVQRFATPRLTRLPALEADLEFLLGADWREQISPVPTTVAYVNRIREIEAEGWGGGFIAHHYTRYLGDLSGGQFIAKVMARQFGFETNGIGFYVFDEIADPKQFKEHYREELDATGWSAEEANRVIDEVLVAYDFNTELFHDLSAAKAAA